The following proteins come from a genomic window of Nostoc sp. TCL26-01:
- the crn3 gene encoding CRISPR-associated ring nuclease Crn3/Csx3, which produces MTTSDRVIEPQDLKNLELPSGIDTTGGVVISGRAPMWVYSYLTHVLHPTAWIACYDPRLGAVVSATNSRQVYIGQVIPISPENGRQNHGLVQPKTSEVGLCPALMIVGPPDSGKSVLSHALFQALLSEHPDIYLQRAHWDGEGNYVLELDRETTDEEIEAFKLRNKGKLTERFFPYHAQSILQLRRQKSLVIVDVGGMVQPEKLPILEACTHYLIISSKPEAIGVWHEFCRDRGNLIPVAVIHSSLAQIEQVHQSEPYLEITSGPWVRGKVGIFPQVLLRRVKALL; this is translated from the coding sequence TTGACTACGAGCGATCGCGTCATAGAACCACAGGATCTAAAAAACCTAGAACTACCTTCTGGTATTGATACTACAGGTGGAGTGGTAATTTCTGGTCGCGCACCGATGTGGGTTTATTCTTATTTAACCCACGTACTCCATCCTACCGCTTGGATAGCTTGCTATGATCCTCGTCTAGGTGCAGTCGTATCCGCCACTAACTCACGTCAAGTCTATATTGGTCAAGTCATTCCCATAAGTCCAGAAAACGGACGACAAAATCATGGACTGGTTCAGCCAAAAACTAGCGAAGTTGGTTTATGTCCAGCACTGATGATTGTCGGGCCGCCTGACAGTGGTAAAAGTGTGCTATCTCATGCTTTGTTTCAAGCGCTATTATCTGAGCATCCTGATATTTACCTGCAACGCGCTCACTGGGATGGTGAAGGTAACTATGTTTTGGAATTAGATAGGGAGACGACAGACGAAGAAATCGAAGCCTTCAAACTACGCAACAAGGGTAAATTAACAGAACGGTTTTTTCCCTATCATGCTCAATCAATATTACAACTGCGACGACAGAAGTCTTTGGTAATTGTCGATGTAGGGGGAATGGTACAGCCAGAAAAACTGCCAATTTTAGAAGCTTGTACCCACTACTTGATTATTAGCTCTAAGCCAGAGGCGATAGGTGTATGGCATGAATTTTGTCGAGATAGAGGAAATTTAATCCCTGTAGCCGTAATTCATAGTAGTTTGGCACAGATAGAACAAGTGCATCAATCAGAACCTTATTTGGAAATTACAAGTGGCCCTTGGGTGCGGGGAAAGGTAGGAATTTTTCCACAGGTGCTGCTTAGGCGAGTGAAAGCATTGCTGTAG
- a CDS encoding TIGR03985 family CRISPR-associated protein, whose amino-acid sequence MTKEFYLSPTPQILQWLAAGQLANRLVRSLRLLVLINKLYASQTDWRDKLPTVFTYSQLRDRLFAYRHPKSDRLNAQQIREQCSDHSCICHQTFAEIVFEQNFQQPDTQWQDEIILLTGIEQQELQDILQERPFATVHRSIRDDLKQLVQLGWLYLTDSGKYRYLAREELPNVPLAVSSSLPTTHNRNSLSDLSEQQTWELLRVLESISFVQPNLSLIIGKLWERITDSSSSSKLDNQDPPQRIFLHLDYILSQPMQDRVDNYQEQIEELWRKPPGGVVQFEYWIAATENKVKVTVYPVCLHYWRRAKYLSAYGIDPNGDMGWHNYRLDRIAGNGVSSSVSDGLRATGGHRLKVLPWGDPLVPQQLKQMWRTGDLPTPEYIARELKAAWGFNFYLKKELLILRFRAKFAKWYVDNTTRHPTFREVLHDQLSQLITQNIPQSQERQKLLKIISQSPQKDVYYIAWIRAGDINVYMRLREWRPNGEVIAPLSIREQMISEAEKELENYQY is encoded by the coding sequence TTGACTAAAGAATTTTATTTATCGCCTACACCACAAATATTGCAATGGCTAGCTGCGGGACAACTAGCAAATCGGCTAGTGCGATCGCTGCGGTTATTGGTGCTGATCAATAAGCTCTATGCTAGTCAGACAGACTGGAGAGATAAACTACCTACGGTTTTTACATATTCACAGTTACGCGATCGCTTATTTGCCTATCGTCACCCCAAAAGCGATAGATTAAATGCTCAACAAATCAGAGAACAGTGTAGCGATCATAGTTGTATTTGTCATCAAACTTTCGCAGAAATTGTCTTTGAGCAGAACTTCCAACAACCTGACACTCAATGGCAAGATGAAATTATCCTGCTGACAGGAATTGAGCAACAAGAGTTACAAGATATACTGCAAGAACGCCCCTTTGCTACTGTGCATCGTTCCATTCGTGATGACTTAAAACAATTGGTACAGCTAGGATGGTTATATCTCACTGATTCAGGAAAGTATCGATATTTGGCAAGGGAAGAATTACCCAATGTTCCTTTGGCAGTATCTTCTAGTTTACCAACTACACACAACCGCAATAGCTTGTCTGACCTTTCTGAACAACAGACTTGGGAACTGCTGCGAGTTTTAGAGTCAATATCTTTTGTTCAACCAAATTTGTCATTAATTATCGGTAAGTTATGGGAGCGAATCACAGACAGTTCCTCATCAAGCAAGTTAGATAACCAAGATCCACCCCAAAGAATATTCCTGCATTTGGACTACATTCTTTCTCAGCCAATGCAAGACCGTGTGGACAATTATCAAGAACAGATAGAAGAACTTTGGCGTAAACCTCCTGGTGGTGTGGTGCAGTTTGAGTATTGGATCGCAGCTACAGAAAATAAAGTCAAAGTTACTGTCTACCCAGTATGTTTGCATTACTGGCGACGTGCTAAATACCTTAGTGCTTATGGAATAGACCCGAATGGAGATATGGGATGGCATAATTATCGCTTGGATCGGATTGCTGGTAATGGCGTTTCATCCAGCGTCAGCGATGGTCTCCGAGCGACTGGAGGTCATCGCCTCAAAGTGTTACCTTGGGGCGACCCTCTTGTTCCGCAACAATTAAAGCAGATGTGGCGGACAGGCGATTTACCCACACCAGAATATATTGCTAGGGAATTGAAAGCTGCTTGGGGGTTTAATTTCTATCTCAAAAAAGAATTGCTTATCCTCCGCTTTAGGGCAAAATTTGCCAAGTGGTATGTAGATAACACCACAAGACATCCTACTTTTCGAGAGGTTTTACATGACCAATTATCACAGTTGATTACTCAAAATATTCCCCAGTCTCAAGAACGCCAGAAGTTGTTAAAAATTATTAGTCAATCTCCTCAAAAAGATGTTTATTACATAGCTTGGATACGTGCTGGTGACATTAATGTTTATATGCGTTTGCGAGAATGGCGACCGAATGGTGAAGTGATTGCTCCACTTTCTATTCGTGAACAAATGATCTCAGAAGCAGAAAAAGAATTAGAAAATTATCAATATTAA